From a single Ignisphaera cupida genomic region:
- a CDS encoding ABC transporter ATP-binding protein produces MSTPILEVKNLSVYYNNVKVVSNVDIKIFNGEVYAIVGESGCGKTTTANAILRILPETARIDSNSSIFYSKDKKMIDILKIPEKEFSQEIRWREISMVFQGALNSLNPTIKIKDHFIETASAHGIKDKKIVLERARKLLESVKLDPDRVLNLYPIEMSGGMKQRTLIALALLLNPKLVILDEPTTALDVLIQREILLLLKELKEKMNLTYILITHDISLVADIADRVGIMYAGRIVEEGNVYDIFYNPLHPYTIGLLKSVPRLNEFKENIETIPGNPPDFRRLPHGCKFHPRCPLAMDICRREEPPLMEFRNGHFVRCWLYAKR; encoded by the coding sequence ATGAGTACTCCAATACTAGAAGTAAAGAACCTAAGTGTATACTATAACAATGTAAAAGTTGTGTCAAATGTTGATATCAAAATATTTAATGGTGAAGTCTATGCCATTGTAGGTGAAAGTGGCTGTGGAAAAACCACAACAGCTAATGCCATACTTAGAATCTTGCCAGAGACAGCTCGAATAGATAGTAATTCCAGTATATTTTATAGCAAGGATAAGAAAATGATAGATATTCTTAAAATACCTGAAAAGGAATTCTCTCAAGAAATTAGATGGAGAGAAATTTCAATGGTTTTTCAAGGAGCTCTAAACTCTTTAAACCCAACCATAAAAATAAAGGACCACTTTATTGAAACAGCTTCTGCACATGGAATTAAAGACAAGAAGATTGTATTGGAAAGAGCAAGAAAATTACTTGAATCTGTGAAACTCGATCCAGATAGAGTCTTAAATCTGTATCCAATTGAAATGAGCGGTGGCATGAAACAAAGAACCTTAATAGCCTTGGCACTACTTCTCAATCCAAAGCTTGTAATACTAGATGAGCCAACAACGGCTTTGGATGTCCTGATACAAAGAGAAATTCTGCTCTTACTTAAAGAATTGAAGGAAAAAATGAATCTAACATACATCCTTATAACACATGACATTTCATTAGTTGCTGACATAGCTGATAGGGTAGGTATTATGTATGCTGGGAGAATAGTTGAAGAGGGGAACGTATATGACATTTTCTATAATCCTCTGCATCCATATACAATTGGTTTACTAAAATCTGTTCCAAGACTCAATGAATTTAAGGAAAATATTGAGACTATCCCAGGTAACCCACCAGATTTTAGGAGACTTCCACATGGATGTAAATTCCATCCAAGGTGCCCACTCGCTATGGATATTTGTAGAAGGGAAGAACCACCACTAATGGAATTTAGAAATGGTCATTTTGTTAGATGCTGGCTATATGCAAAGAGGTGA
- a CDS encoding ABC transporter permease, with amino-acid sequence MSITSFYKSDVISSLKPILKILARGPARIFSLFIILLYVVLGIGVVVGFIPSLPPYKGGLEYVYQPPSTRDFPWYILGTEYTGRPLLLTLIHGIPKALSIAFLAAIITVSVGMVLGLAAGYIGGWVDEAISVAINIALTIPTYLLALIILMVIPEELKQNIFILAGILSITAWASLARAVRAQTLSLKRREFVDVAKTLGFSTWKIIFGEIIRFIAPFLAMNLVLGMVGAIYGYTGLAFLGFMPMTPDNWGVQIYMAIRGGGALYSDKAILALWSPIITIVLLQYALINIADALGEVFNPALRIGLRGEET; translated from the coding sequence ATGAGCATAACCTCATTTTACAAATCTGATGTGATATCATCATTGAAGCCAATACTCAAAATATTAGCAAGAGGTCCTGCAAGAATATTCAGCCTATTCATAATATTATTGTATGTAGTACTTGGTATAGGGGTTGTAGTTGGGTTCATTCCTTCATTACCACCATATAAGGGTGGTTTAGAATATGTGTATCAACCTCCATCTACACGCGACTTTCCATGGTACATACTAGGAACAGAATACACAGGAAGACCATTGCTATTAACGCTAATACATGGTATTCCAAAAGCATTATCAATAGCATTTCTTGCTGCTATAATTACTGTAAGTGTGGGTATGGTGCTGGGTCTTGCTGCTGGTTATATAGGTGGATGGGTTGATGAAGCAATTTCTGTTGCTATAAATATTGCTCTCACTATACCAACCTATCTTCTAGCACTAATCATCCTCATGGTCATTCCAGAAGAGCTTAAGCAAAACATATTCATATTGGCAGGCATCTTAAGTATAACTGCATGGGCTTCTCTTGCTAGAGCTGTTAGAGCTCAGACTCTTTCTCTGAAGAGAAGAGAGTTTGTGGATGTAGCTAAAACTCTTGGTTTTAGCACATGGAAGATAATATTTGGTGAAATTATTAGATTCATTGCACCATTTCTAGCAATGAACCTGGTTCTTGGAATGGTTGGAGCAATATATGGATACACAGGACTGGCATTTCTAGGCTTTATGCCGATGACACCAGATAACTGGGGTGTTCAAATATACATGGCTATAAGAGGTGGTGGAGCTCTCTACTCTGATAAAGCAATTCTAGCTTTGTGGAGCCCAATAATAACTATTGTCCTACTTCAATACGCTCTCATAAACATAGCTGATGCCCTTGGAGAGGTCTTCAATCCAGCACTAAGAATAGGATTGAGAGGTGAAGAAACATGA